Proteins encoded in a region of the Mercenaria mercenaria strain notata chromosome 1, MADL_Memer_1, whole genome shotgun sequence genome:
- the LOC128549078 gene encoding uncharacterized protein LOC128549078: MRARSESQIKHELANGHYKIVHEKPHIVSALGAIPKKDSNKITGGQEAELDRAVQFYTGCAFADSTKRAYKTHRKSYLDFCSKSGYAPVPATSFLPLCSLSIMLHIRWSKVIQFKSRTFDLPMPRLKSN, translated from the exons ATGCGCGCGCGGTCTGAATCTCAGATCAAACACGAACTTGCTAATGGACATTATAAGATTGTACATGAAAAGCCCCATATTGTGTCTGCACTTGGAGCTATTCCAAAAAAGGATTCAAACAAA ATTACAGGTGGGCAAGAGGCCGAGCTGGACAGAGCTGTGCAATTCTACACGGGTTGTGCTTTTGCTGACTCTACAAAAAGAGCTTATAAAACACATCGGAAATCTTATCTGGATTTTTGCTCCAAATCTGGATATGCCCCTGTCCCAGCAACTTCATTTTTGCCGTTATGCAGCTTATCTa TTATGCTTCATATTAGATGGAGTAAAGTGATTCAGTTTAAATCACGAACTTTTGATTTACCCATGCCCCGCCTCAAATCAAATTAA